CAACGTCCTCGTGATGGCCTTCCTTTGGTCCTTAAGCCCCGCCATCTCTAAGACCCATTCCTTACGCTCCTTTCTCTTTTCCTTGGGAACGTTATAGATCCCGCCGAAGAAGTTTATATTCTCTTCTACGGTAAGATCATTGTAGAGGGAGAATCTCTGAGACATATAGCCGATAATCTTTTAGATCGATTCTGATTCTTTGATTATATCAAACCCTCCTACCGTACCACTGCCGCCGGTCGGCATCAGAAGCCCGCAGAGCATCCGTATCGTTGTAGACTTACCGGCCCCGTTGGGCCCGAGAAAACCGAATATCTCACCTTTCTTTACATTGAGGCTGATGTCGTCCACAGCAACAAAATTCCCGAATGTTCTTCTCAAGTTTTCTACCTCAACAGCAATATTCCCTTCGTTCACACTTCTACCCTCGCTCTTCTTCCCCTTTTGCAATGAGCTATCAACCATGAGCTACGAGCCACTCTCCACCATCGAAATAAATACATCCTCAAGTGATGGCGCTATCTCCCTCTGCCCCTGTATTTCTATACCTTGAGACCTGAGCACCCCCATAATCACGCTGACAACCTCTCTGTCCCTGACTGCAATGTGGAGTCTGTCGCCATAAATACTCACACTCTGAACCCCATCTATGGTACTTACCATATCCCGTGCTTTCCGGGCGTAAGGAGAAGAGATCTCTATCATTGGGGTGGTGATAGCCGCTTTAACCTTAGCCGGTTCATCAATCATTAAGATATTCCCCTTGTGTATGAGGCCGATCCTTGTACAACGCTCAGCCTCATCCAGATATGCGGTGGAAACAAAGATCGTTACCCCTTCCCTGAGAAGATCATAGAGTATCTTCCACAAATCCCTCCTTGACACAGGGTCAACACCGCTCGTGGGCTCGTCAAGAAATAATACCTCCGGTGTGTGGATAAGGGCGCAGGCGATTCCAAGCTTCTGCTTCATCCCTCCTGAGAGATTACCGGCCAGCCGGTCTTTGAAGGGTGTGAGGTTACTGAAGCCGAGGAGTCTTTCAACCCGTAGAGGGCGCTCTTTTTGAGGAACCCCATACAGGTCCGCATAGAAATCGATGTTCTCCATGACAGTCAAGTCCTCATAAAGGCCGAATCTCTGGGACATGTAACCGATCTTTTCCTTGATCTGCTCCTCTTCATGGAGGATAGAATGCCCTGAAACCCATGCCTCACCGGAGGAAGGTTTCATGATTGCCGTCAGGAGCCTCATGGTTGTGGTCTTCCCTGCACCATCAGGACCAACAATTCCGAATAGCTCACCTTTTTTTATCTCGAGGTTAAGTTGGTTTACGGCGACGTTATCGCCAAAGACCTTGTCAGGTTTGATGTCTTTATTGCAATTTCTTCATCATTCACTCATCTTCCTCTTCCCATTCCTCCTCCAGTAAAAGGGGAGAAATATCGTCTTCAGACAGGGATTTATCCTCCTCTTCCTTTATGAGGGCATCAATATCATCTACAGCCTTGCCTGTAGCAACCTTTATAATATCGTCATAAAGGATATCCCTTGCCTGCTCCACCATCGCCTTATTATCGAGGTCTACTACATATTCAAGTTTTAAAAAAACCCTTCCTATTCTCATATGTTGTCCCTCCTTTTTTTATTAAATAAACCGTCCTTTATTAAGAAGTCCAGGTATTTCCCCCCCTACTTTATATGAATCCTCACATCTGCTGGCATTCCTGGCTTGAGCTCATCGTTTATGTTTTTCACGCTTACCTTTATACCGAATACAAGCTTTACCCTTTCCTCCTGGGTCTGGACATTCTTCGGGGTAAATTCTGCCTCTGATGAGATATATGTGACAGTACCTTCATATTTTTTCCCTTTATAAGTATCCACTGTTATTACTGCCCTTTGATTAAGTTTTACGTACCCGAGTTTGTCCTCCTTCACATATACCTTTATCCACGGATGTGCAAGGTCTCCTATAGTAAAAACTGGTGTTCCTGGCGAGACCGTTTCACCAAGTTCAACAAGTTTTCTTAAGACCACACCATCCGTGGGTGCATATATCACTGTGTCTTTTAACCTCTCCTCATTGACCCTCAGGGATGCCCTTGCCTGTTCAACACGATGCTCAGCCATCTTTATCTCTTCTTTCCTCGGTCCTTCTTTTACAAGGCTTAAGGCTTGAAGTGCATTCTCATAGAGGGAAGCGGCAACATGGTATGCCTTTGTTGATTCATCCATCTGCTGGGCCGATACGAGTTCTTCTTTGTATAGTCCCATATTTCTCTCATAGTCTTTCTTGGCTTTTGATAGTTCTGCCTCTCGCAGGAGTAGATTTGCTTTTGCCTGTTCAAGTTCCTGAGGTCTTGAGCCTGTCCTTAGCTCTTCAAGCCTTGCCAGTGACTCATTTAG
This portion of the Pseudomonadota bacterium genome encodes:
- a CDS encoding efflux RND transporter periplasmic adaptor subunit, with amino-acid sequence MKKKLVIAGIVILIGVAVFIINHLRHNKEEGVILLSGNVEVTESNMGFKLSGRVVERLVDEGYKVKRGDRLAILDSAELESTVAQSKANLNESLARLEELRTGSRPQELEQAKANLLLREAELSKAKKDYERNMGLYKEELVSAQQMDESTKAYHVAASLYENALQALSLVKEGPRKEEIKMAEHRVEQARASLRVNEERLKDTVIYAPTDGVVLRKLVELGETVSPGTPVFTIGDLAHPWIKVYVKEDKLGYVKLNQRAVITVDTYKGKKYEGTVTYISSEAEFTPKNVQTQEERVKLVFGIKVSVKNINDELKPGMPADVRIHIK